A stretch of DNA from Candidatus Hydrogenedentota bacterium:
TCCTCTACTCATGGTCAATAAATCTATAGTCTTGATTTGCTTTCTGTCTTTAGGATTATGGGGATGTTCGTCAGAAAAGTCCGTTCATGAAATAACTGATATCCGTGAGGTTCCACCCGAAAACTATATGGCGCCTTTAAAGATGACGACGCAAGAGCGTTTCGGCTTATCCGATTCCGCTTTTCCCGACAATCATCCACAGATCCATGATCTTGCCGCCCATGAAGCGCCTGTAGTGGAGACGATGCCCGGCGGCGGCGCTGCCCAACTTAGCTGGGAGGTGCCCACCGGATGGCAGGAAGGGGAAGCTCGGGCGATGCGTTTGGCAACCTATTACCCGGATCATCCGGAAGGAAGTGAATGTGCGGTCACTGTGTTGGGCGGCACGGCGGGCGGCATTATTGCGAATGCAAATCTCTGGCGTTCCCAAGTAGGTCTTTCTTCTTTGAGCCCCGAGGAGGAAAAGCTATTGGAAAGATTTCCCATGTTAGATGGTGAAGCCACGTATATTGAGTGTGTTAATCCGCAGCCGAAAAGCAGCGAGCATCCCAATGCTGTCCGTGTGTTACTGGGCGCCATATGTCCTCTGGAAAAGGAGACACTCTTTGTAAAACTCACGGGACCTATTGAAGCTTTAACGGAACAAAAAGAAAACTTGATGCGTTTTCTACAGTCTTTCCACATGGAGGATACTCCCGGGTCATGATCTGGCTGAAACGTACTATACAATTTTTGGGCTCTTACGGTCTGTCTGTCGTGTTGCTTTTGGCGCTGCTCCTGTTAGTCTTCTTTGGCACACTTGAACAAACACGAATGGGGCTTTACGAGGCACAACAAAAATATTTCGAATCGATTTTCTTGGTTCATTGGCTTTTTGGACGATTGCCCCTTGTCCTTCCGGGAGGTTATCTCCTCTTGGCTTTGGTGTTTATCAGTATGCTGATCGGTGCCATTATACGAGCGCCCAAACGACTTACCCGGCCGGGGCTCCTCATAGCTCATGCAGGTATTATCGTCTTAATTGTTGCGGGTTTCGTTAATCATCACTATTCCGTATCCGGCAACATGCCCCTTTATGAAGGCGCCGAAAGCAACAAGTTTTTAAATTATTTTGATTGGGAACTTCAAGTCTTTGAAGTTAAGCCTGAGTCGGGAATCCGTTGTTTTGTCATTCCTCAAGAACAATTCCAAAAATGTACCGCAAACAAGGTTGCTTTCTTTGAAGAAGCTTCCCTTCCTTTCCAATTGGAAATCAGTCGTTATATGCAAAATAGTGTTGCCGCTTCAGGATCGGGAACGCTGTCCGTGGACAATGTGATATTGGAAGAAGTCGAGGCTGCTCCGTCTGCTGAAATGAATATTCCCGGCATGAAGATACGTATTTTAGGGGATAGAGAAGAAGAGGGTTTGTTGTGGGGAGCACAAAAAGCGCCCCTCCTTGTTCAGGTGGATGATAGACAATATTCTTTTTCCTTGACCAAAAAGGAATATGACCTCCCCTTTAGATTGCGCCTTAACGAATTTATTCATGAAAAGCATCCGGGCACTGACCTGCCCAGTATGTTCGCCAGTAAAATGCTCCTTTTGGATGGGGAACTGTCCCGAGAAGTTCTTATCCGCATGAACGAACCGCTCCGATATAGGGGCTATACTTTTTATCAAGCATCTTGGGGACCGACGAATGCGAAAGAAGGGGATGCCCTCTATTCCGTGCTCGCTGTAACCCGAAATGGTATTACAGAACACTGGCCTCTCTATGCTTCCTGCTTGATTTCTTTTGGTCTGCTTTTTCATTATGGTCAAGTGTTGCTGCGTTATTTAAAAAGAAGCCAAAAGAAAAGTTCAGCGTAAGGGGTCTGTATTGCTTCGTAGTGTTTGACATCATTTTTGCGAATAGGGTTAGTAGAGCACAAGAATGAAAAAAATATTTCTGATAGGAATCTGTTGCGTCTTGGTTGCGTCAATGGCCGCAGCAGAAATACCGGTCTGGTCGGATGACGTCCTTGATTTGTTTGCCTCCATCCCGGTACAGGAATCCGGGCGTATCAAGCCTTTGGATACGGTGGCCCGCTTTTATCTATTACGATTAAATGGAAAACGCAGTCTGCGCGTAGAGAATGATGGGAAAAGCCAATCCCGATCTTCTTTGGAATGGTTTTTGGATTGTCTCTTCTACCCGGAGGTGACAGATACCTATCGCTGTTTCAGTGTTGATTCTTACGAGGCCGTCACTGCTGCAGGCATCGAGGCGCACGGCAAGAAAAGAGATCGCTACTCGTACCATGAATTACAACCCGGCTTGGACCGTCTTATGTCGTTGGCACAAAAAGCCGCGGAATTGCCGCCCGAAACACAGACCTTTGTTGATACGCAGATTATCACCTTGGCGGGCAACGTGCTTGCTTATGAGTCACTGACCCACTTTCTCGATTTTGCGAAAATCCGTTATGAAACGGAAAACAACGCGATCCTCACCTCCGTTTTTAACGATAGAGAGACCGTGCGGACAAGCGATATTTTAGAAAAAATCCCCAAACACATGGAAACGCTGATCGAACAGTCTCATCAACTGAGCGATGAAGAACGGCAACCCCTATCACAGGGCATCAATCAGTTGTTTTCCCTTTTGGATCATGCCGTTTTGAATGCGGGACTTTTTGCCTTCTTAGCGCCTGATGAACGGGAAGAAAACGTCTGGCTGTCGCCTGCCGATATTATGGAGCAGTCCTTTGAGTCGACCGCTTCCATGGATGGGTACATTGAAGGCCTGCGTATTTTTGAAGCCATGACCGATAGTCTGACCAGTCCCTCAGCCTTTTATGACACCCTTCGAAATCTTCATCGGGTTTTAATTTCCCGTGCCACCGCCAGAAATGAATACAAACACATTAATTTGGAGATACATTACTACCGGGCGAACTATCTTTTCTTTAGTCAATGGTTGTTTCTCACCTCCTTCCTGCTGATAGCCATCACGTGGCTGCGGAAAAAGAGTGACGGCTGGTCTCTTTTAATGAATTTTTCGCTCTTGCCGCCCATAGCCTTGCTTGCTATCAGTATAACCTTACGCTGTATCATTCGAGAACGGCCGCCGGTCACAACCCTTTACGAGACCATTCTCTTTTCCACGCTTATTGCCGCCCTATTAGGCTTTGCGTTGGAGCTCGTCTCACGCAATCGAATTTCCATGTCACTGGGCGCGCTGTTTGGGTTGTTGGGTTTGTTTTTCGCATGGCGCTATGAAGCCCGGGAAGGGACCGACACCATGCCGGCGGTCATTGCCGTGCTCGACACCAATTTTTGGCTCGCAATCCATGTAACTACCATTATCATTGGTTATGGCGCCGGTTTATTTACGGCTGCCCTTGGTCATGTCTCTGTTTTCCTGCGGATTCTGCGCTTGAAACAACACCGCCCAAGTTTCTTCAATGATTTAGGACGTATCACCTACGGCGTATTTTCTTTTTGTCTCGTCTTCACACTCATAGGAACCGTGTTGGGCGGTATATGGGCCGCCCAAAGTTGGGGCCGTTTTTGGGGCTGGGATCCCAAAGAAAATGGGGCGCTGTTGATCGTGTTGTGGGCGTTGGCGATTCTTCATGCACGGCGTGGGGGGTACTTGCGCCACGACGGGATCGCGTTGAGTGCCATCGTTTTGGGGATGATCGTCGTCTTCGCATGGTGGGGCGTTAATGCGCTTGGTGTGGGCCTGCACAGCTATGGCTTCACGAGCGGCATTTGGGGCGTATTGCTGGCGTTTTGGGCGGTGGAAACAGCGATCATCCTTGCGGGAGCCGTCACCATGTGGTTTTATCGCGACAAAAAGCGCCTCTCCGCGCCATAAAACGAGGCTCTTTTCTCAGGCTTCTACGCCTCAACCCACTTGAGGAGTTCAGGCAATACAACGGCCGCCCTGCCTTGCAGGAATATGTCACTCACTGTGTTGGAAAATGCGGTGGGTTCAATATTGCACTCTATCACGGTTGCGCCGCCTTCTTTTGCGAGATAGGGGAGACTTGCCGCGGGGAAGACGGTGGCGGATGTCCCGATCACGAGCATGACATCGCATCCCCTTGCCAGTCGCTCCGCCGTGGTCAGTGCATATTCCGAAATAATTTCGCCAAAGAGGATTACATCAGGCTTCATGTATCCGCCGCATTCGCATCGCGGCGCGCCGAGAACCCGTTGGCTCAAGTCCATCGGGCGGCGCCTATTACAGGCGGGGCAAACAATTGTATCCGCATTTCCATGATACTCAATTACCGTTTTGCTGCCCGCATGATGATGTAAAGCATCAATGTTTTGGGTAATAACGGCTTTGATATGCCCGAGTTCTTCCAAATGGGCAAGGGCAAGATGGGCGGGGTTGGGCGATACACCTTTTAAGGTGTCCGCCAAGGCATACCACATTTCCCAAACTTTATCCGGATTTTGCAAAAAGGCATCCATGGTCGCATATTCCGTTGGATCATATTTTGCCCATAAACCGTCTGCACTTCTAAAATCGGGAATACCGCTGTCAACGGAAATGCCTGCGCCCGTCACAGCGATACCGTTTAACGTTCCGCGCAGAGCGGCTGCCGCTTCCTGTAATAGGGTTACGTCTAACTGTGTCATAATCTTTTCACCTGCTAAATGTTTGTGGGAGCGATTCGCTCCAAGCCGTTCATATAGGGGCGTAATGCCTCGGGTATGATAACCGACCCATCTTCTTGCTGGTAATTCTCAAGAATAGCCACGACCGTCCGGCCAACGGCAATTCCCGACCCGTTTAAGGTATGTACAAATTCAAGCTTTTTATCTCGGCGAAAGCGTATGTTCGCACGGCGCGCTTGAAAATCAGTAAGGTTGGAGCAGGAACTGATTTCTCTATAGGTATTTTGAGCGGGCA
This window harbors:
- the ccsA gene encoding cytochrome c biogenesis protein CcsA — translated: MVASMAAAEIPVWSDDVLDLFASIPVQESGRIKPLDTVARFYLLRLNGKRSLRVENDGKSQSRSSLEWFLDCLFYPEVTDTYRCFSVDSYEAVTAAGIEAHGKKRDRYSYHELQPGLDRLMSLAQKAAELPPETQTFVDTQIITLAGNVLAYESLTHFLDFAKIRYETENNAILTSVFNDRETVRTSDILEKIPKHMETLIEQSHQLSDEERQPLSQGINQLFSLLDHAVLNAGLFAFLAPDEREENVWLSPADIMEQSFESTASMDGYIEGLRIFEAMTDSLTSPSAFYDTLRNLHRVLISRATARNEYKHINLEIHYYRANYLFFSQWLFLTSFLLIAITWLRKKSDGWSLLMNFSLLPPIALLAISITLRCIIRERPPVTTLYETILFSTLIAALLGFALELVSRNRISMSLGALFGLLGLFFAWRYEAREGTDTMPAVIAVLDTNFWLAIHVTTIIIGYGAGLFTAALGHVSVFLRILRLKQHRPSFFNDLGRITYGVFSFCLVFTLIGTVLGGIWAAQSWGRFWGWDPKENGALLIVLWALAILHARRGGYLRHDGIALSAIVLGMIVVFAWWGVNALGVGLHSYGFTSGIWGVLLAFWAVETAIILAGAVTMWFYRDKKRLSAP
- a CDS encoding NAD-dependent deacylase, which produces MTQLDVTLLQEAAAALRGTLNGIAVTGAGISVDSGIPDFRSADGLWAKYDPTEYATMDAFLQNPDKVWEMWYALADTLKGVSPNPAHLALAHLEELGHIKAVITQNIDALHHHAGSKTVIEYHGNADTIVCPACNRRRPMDLSQRVLGAPRCECGGYMKPDVILFGEIISEYALTTAERLARGCDVMLVIGTSATVFPAASLPYLAKEGGATVIECNIEPTAFSNTVSDIFLQGRAAVVLPELLKWVEA
- a CDS encoding cytochrome c biogenesis protein ResB, whose protein sequence is MIWLKRTIQFLGSYGLSVVLLLALLLLVFFGTLEQTRMGLYEAQQKYFESIFLVHWLFGRLPLVLPGGYLLLALVFISMLIGAIIRAPKRLTRPGLLIAHAGIIVLIVAGFVNHHYSVSGNMPLYEGAESNKFLNYFDWELQVFEVKPESGIRCFVIPQEQFQKCTANKVAFFEEASLPFQLEISRYMQNSVAASGSGTLSVDNVILEEVEAAPSAEMNIPGMKIRILGDREEEGLLWGAQKAPLLVQVDDRQYSFSLTKKEYDLPFRLRLNEFIHEKHPGTDLPSMFASKMLLLDGELSREVLIRMNEPLRYRGYTFYQASWGPTNAKEGDALYSVLAVTRNGITEHWPLYASCLISFGLLFHYGQVLLRYLKRSQKKSSA